Proteins encoded in a region of the Thiohalorhabdus denitrificans genome:
- the proV gene encoding glycine betaine/L-proline ABC transporter ATP-binding protein ProV, protein MAHAEPVVEVEHLHKVFGAHPEVALELLDQGYDKEAIFDRTGLTVGVRDASFAIRRGEVFVIMGLSGSGKSTLLRLLNRLIEPTSGTVRIHGNEVTAMDAGALIELRRSEMSMVFQSFALLPHLSVLENAAFGLDIAGVDKAERRERALAALEQVGLEPYADSLPDELSGGMQQRVGLARALAVDPSLMLMDEAFSALDPLIRREMQNELLRLQEESERTVVFISHDLDEALRIGDRIAIMEGGRILQVGTPAEILNDPADDYVRSFFKGVDVGHIFRAGDLARPDQVTFRQPREGTMDKATLVRHLREYDRTYAFVLDPDGRYVDAVSLYSLERVAGRAEAPLEEAYLTLGAAKADTPLDEVLRLLSYTETPLPVVNGERRFLGAIASPTLLSTMARAR, encoded by the coding sequence ATGGCCCACGCCGAGCCCGTCGTAGAGGTGGAGCATCTCCACAAGGTCTTCGGGGCCCACCCCGAGGTGGCCCTGGAGCTCCTCGACCAGGGCTACGACAAGGAGGCCATCTTTGACCGCACCGGGCTGACCGTCGGGGTGCGCGACGCCTCCTTCGCCATCCGGCGGGGGGAGGTGTTCGTGATCATGGGCCTGTCGGGCTCCGGCAAATCCACCCTTTTGCGCCTGCTCAACCGCCTCATCGAGCCCACCAGCGGCACCGTGCGCATCCACGGCAACGAGGTCACGGCCATGGACGCCGGGGCCCTCATCGAGCTGCGGCGCAGCGAGATGAGCATGGTCTTCCAGTCCTTCGCCCTGCTGCCCCATCTGAGCGTCCTGGAGAACGCCGCCTTCGGCCTGGACATCGCCGGGGTGGACAAGGCCGAGCGCCGCGAACGGGCCCTGGCGGCTCTGGAGCAGGTGGGACTGGAGCCTTACGCCGACAGCCTGCCCGACGAGCTGTCCGGGGGCATGCAGCAGCGCGTGGGGCTGGCCCGGGCCCTGGCCGTGGACCCCAGCCTGATGCTCATGGACGAGGCCTTCTCCGCCCTCGACCCCCTCATCCGCCGCGAGATGCAGAACGAGCTGCTGCGCCTCCAGGAGGAGAGCGAGCGCACCGTGGTGTTCATCTCCCACGACCTCGACGAGGCCCTGCGCATCGGCGACCGCATCGCCATCATGGAGGGGGGGCGCATCCTGCAGGTGGGCACCCCGGCGGAGATCCTCAACGACCCCGCCGACGACTACGTACGCAGCTTCTTCAAGGGCGTGGACGTGGGCCACATCTTCCGCGCCGGCGACCTGGCCCGCCCGGACCAGGTAACCTTCCGCCAGCCGCGGGAGGGGACCATGGACAAGGCCACCCTGGTGCGCCACCTCCGCGAGTACGACCGCACCTACGCCTTTGTCCTCGACCCCGACGGGCGCTACGTGGACGCGGTGTCCCTGTACTCCCTGGAGCGGGTCGCCGGGCGGGCGGAGGCGCCCCTGGAGGAGGCCTACCTGACCCTGGGCGCCGCCAAGGCCGACACCCCCCTGGACGAGGTGCTTCGCCTGCTCTCCTACACCGAGACCCCCCTGCCGGTGGTAAACGGCGAGCGCCGCTTCCTGGGGGCCATCGCCAGCCCCACCCTGCTGTCCACCATGGCGCGGGCGCGGTGA
- a CDS encoding 3-deoxy-D-manno-octulosonic acid transferase, whose translation MNSIPNLPFAARLCEGAYALLRRLVPRWPGARDRRRALDNPAAPAGRPRLWLHAGTRAGLDAAGPVLASWRARHPGAGVVLTVVSEAARAEAEARADPGTRVAWLPPDAPPSVRRFLEQAEPDLAVCLGPGLWPNLSRGLARRGVPWLWLLGGVYPAPWRWARRLPCLYRGSILRADAVLLGQGEDRETLEGRGVPGERIRVVGNPLLDAPEPAAARDARQLRSALRGRPLLAFDGTEPGEEELLAGVCQQLPAPFTHWLMVLAPADPGRAPELAERFHRFELETAMASRGDTIRRDTRVYLLDDPDQRPLFLAAADAVVLGGTWIQGFAGADPLPAAAAGRPIVYGPYAHRHREALRILDQAGAARQAPNVNNLLAALRRHLQHPGEGQAAGRAAREALDPHRGAVGRVTDALEDHLGDRRPGD comes from the coding sequence ATGAACTCCATACCGAATCTGCCTTTTGCCGCCCGGCTGTGCGAGGGTGCCTACGCCCTGCTGCGCCGGCTGGTGCCGCGGTGGCCCGGCGCCCGGGACCGCCGTAGGGCGCTGGACAACCCGGCGGCCCCGGCGGGGCGGCCGCGGCTCTGGCTGCATGCCGGCACCCGGGCGGGCCTGGACGCCGCCGGCCCGGTGCTGGCCTCCTGGCGCGCCCGCCACCCCGGGGCGGGGGTGGTGCTCACCGTGGTCTCCGAGGCCGCCCGGGCCGAGGCGGAGGCCCGCGCCGACCCCGGTACCCGGGTTGCCTGGCTGCCCCCGGACGCCCCCCCATCCGTGCGGCGCTTCCTGGAGCAGGCGGAGCCCGACCTGGCCGTCTGCCTGGGTCCGGGGCTGTGGCCCAACCTGTCCCGGGGCCTGGCCCGGCGCGGCGTGCCGTGGCTCTGGCTGCTCGGGGGCGTGTATCCGGCCCCGTGGCGCTGGGCCCGGCGGCTGCCCTGCCTGTACCGCGGCAGCATCCTCCGCGCCGACGCGGTGCTGCTGGGGCAGGGCGAGGACCGGGAGACCCTGGAAGGGCGCGGGGTCCCGGGGGAGCGCATCCGCGTGGTGGGCAACCCCCTGCTGGACGCCCCCGAGCCCGCCGCCGCCCGCGACGCCCGGCAGCTGCGCTCCGCCCTGCGAGGCCGGCCCCTGCTCGCCTTCGACGGCACCGAACCCGGCGAGGAGGAGCTGCTGGCGGGGGTCTGCCAGCAGCTCCCGGCCCCCTTCACCCACTGGCTCATGGTCCTGGCCCCCGCCGATCCCGGGCGTGCCCCGGAGCTGGCGGAACGCTTCCACCGCTTCGAACTGGAGACAGCCATGGCCTCTCGGGGGGATACCATCCGCAGGGACACCCGCGTCTACCTGCTCGACGACCCGGACCAGCGGCCTCTGTTCCTGGCGGCGGCGGACGCGGTGGTGCTCGGCGGCACCTGGATCCAGGGCTTCGCCGGGGCCGACCCCCTGCCCGCCGCGGCGGCGGGCCGGCCCATCGTCTACGGGCCCTACGCCCACCGGCACCGCGAGGCCCTGCGGATCCTGGACCAGGCCGGGGCCGCCCGGCAGGCGCCCAACGTGAACAACCTGCTGGCGGCCCTCCGGCGTCACCTCCAGCACCCCGGGGAGGGCCAGGCCGCCGGGCGCGCCGCCCGCGAGGCCCTCGACCCCCATCGCGGCGCGGTGGGCCGCGTCACCGATGCGCTTGAGGACCACTTGGGGGACCGCCGGCCCGGCGATTGA
- a CDS encoding ABC transporter permease, translating to MPCGVPVAEYIERAVDWLLANLQWLFDAIVAVVGGLTGGLEWLLLAPPAWLLTVAVVLLGAWRVGWRFALFALVALALVVGMGLWPDTVSTLALVLAATVVSLAIGLPLGIWASRSDTVEKVVRPVLDFMQTMPAFVYLIPAVMFFSTGKVPGVIATIIFSMPPAVRLTNLGIREVPRERVEAGLAFGCTPRQLLFKVQVPSAMPSIMAGVNQNIMLALSMVVIASMIGAGGLGDVVLRGIQQLQVGIGFEGGLGVVILAIILDRITQSFGRRRRVTVRERLRGLFQPQRVLPRGGGGG from the coding sequence GTGCCCTGCGGGGTGCCGGTGGCGGAGTACATCGAGCGGGCCGTGGACTGGCTGCTGGCCAACCTGCAATGGCTGTTCGACGCCATCGTGGCGGTGGTGGGGGGCCTGACCGGGGGCCTGGAATGGCTGCTGCTGGCCCCGCCCGCCTGGCTGCTCACCGTGGCCGTCGTGCTGCTGGGGGCCTGGCGGGTGGGCTGGCGCTTCGCCCTGTTCGCCCTGGTGGCCCTGGCCCTGGTGGTGGGCATGGGGCTGTGGCCGGACACGGTCTCCACCCTGGCCCTGGTGCTCGCCGCCACGGTGGTGAGCCTGGCCATCGGCCTGCCCCTGGGCATCTGGGCCTCCCGCAGCGATACGGTGGAGAAAGTGGTCCGCCCGGTCCTGGACTTCATGCAGACCATGCCGGCCTTCGTCTACCTGATCCCGGCGGTGATGTTCTTCAGCACCGGCAAGGTGCCCGGCGTCATCGCCACCATCATCTTCTCCATGCCGCCGGCGGTGCGCCTCACCAACCTGGGGATCCGGGAGGTGCCCCGGGAGCGGGTGGAGGCGGGCCTGGCCTTCGGCTGCACGCCGCGCCAGCTGCTGTTCAAGGTGCAGGTGCCCTCGGCCATGCCCTCCATCATGGCGGGGGTGAACCAGAACATCATGCTGGCGCTGTCCATGGTGGTGATCGCCTCCATGATCGGCGCCGGAGGCCTGGGCGACGTGGTCCTGCGCGGCATCCAACAGCTGCAGGTGGGCATCGGCTTCGAGGGCGGCCTCGGCGTGGTGATTCTGGCCATCATTCTCGACCGCATCACCCAGAGCTTCGGCCGCCGGCGCCGCGTCACCGTGCGCGAGCGGCTGCGCGGACTGTTCCAGCCCCAGCGCGTGCTGCCCCGCGGCGGGGGCGGAGGGTAG
- a CDS encoding branched-chain amino acid transaminase, whose product MSMADRDGKIWMDGELVEWRDATTHVLTHTLHYGMGVFEGVRAYNTERGAAIFRLREHTRRLFNSAHIMQMPMPFSEETIVEAQREVVRANGLDSCYIRPLAFYGSEAMGLNAQGLQVHVVVAAWPWGAYLGDEGLKKGIRAVTSSYTRHHPNITMTEAKLTGGYFNSMLAHREAQEAGFDEAVLLDPYGFVAEGPGENIFMVRDGVLYTPPLSTALDGITRKTVLELAREEGIEVQEKPLSRDTFYIADEAFFCGTAAEVVPIREMDNRTIGAGEAGPVTQRLQARYFDVVAGRDARHTDWLDFVYQD is encoded by the coding sequence ATGTCCATGGCCGACCGCGACGGCAAGATCTGGATGGACGGCGAGCTCGTCGAATGGCGGGACGCCACCACCCACGTCCTCACCCACACCCTGCACTACGGCATGGGGGTGTTCGAGGGCGTACGGGCCTACAACACCGAGCGCGGGGCGGCCATCTTCCGGCTGCGGGAGCATACCCGGAGGCTGTTCAACTCCGCCCACATCATGCAGATGCCCATGCCGTTCTCCGAGGAGACCATCGTCGAGGCCCAGCGCGAGGTGGTGCGGGCCAACGGGCTGGACTCCTGCTACATCCGGCCGCTGGCCTTCTACGGCTCCGAGGCCATGGGGCTGAACGCCCAGGGCCTGCAGGTGCACGTGGTGGTGGCGGCCTGGCCGTGGGGGGCCTACCTGGGCGATGAGGGGCTCAAGAAGGGGATCCGGGCGGTCACCAGCAGCTACACCCGCCACCACCCCAACATCACCATGACCGAGGCTAAGCTCACCGGCGGCTACTTCAACTCCATGCTGGCCCACCGCGAGGCGCAGGAGGCGGGCTTCGACGAGGCCGTGCTGCTCGACCCCTATGGCTTCGTGGCCGAAGGCCCCGGCGAGAACATCTTCATGGTGCGCGACGGGGTCCTATACACGCCGCCGCTGTCCACGGCCCTGGACGGGATCACCCGCAAGACCGTGCTGGAACTGGCCCGGGAGGAGGGCATCGAGGTCCAGGAGAAGCCGCTGTCCCGGGATACCTTCTACATCGCCGACGAGGCCTTCTTCTGCGGCACCGCCGCCGAGGTGGTGCCCATCCGGGAGATGGACAACCGCACCATCGGGGCGGGCGAAGCGGGGCCGGTGACCCAGCGGCTCCAGGCCCGCTATTTCGACGTGGTCGCCGGCCGCGACGCCCGCCACACCGACTGGCTCGATTTCGTCTACCAGGACTGA
- a CDS encoding zinc-finger domain-containing protein, with amino-acid sequence MTANQYRAVDVTEDDLPLHCPTPEMTTWDSHPRVFLPIEESEDGEFSCPYCGILYRLKQRQPRAS; translated from the coding sequence GTGACCGCCAATCAATACCGCGCCGTCGACGTCACCGAGGACGATCTGCCGCTGCATTGCCCCACCCCCGAGATGACCACCTGGGACTCCCATCCCCGGGTCTTTTTGCCCATCGAGGAGAGCGAGGACGGCGAGTTCAGCTGCCCGTACTGCGGGATCCTCTACCGGCTCAAGCAGCGGCAGCCGAGGGCGAGCTGA
- a CDS encoding lysophospholipid acyltransferase family protein: MEAQKPPTLRHRLEAAALGGLLRLIRSLPVRFRYALAGRVGEWARFVDRRHARIAYQSLALRYGEEGAEEKVQEVFRELGHLVGEIPLLETLSLEGLQETVRTVEGREHLEAVAADPRGVLLLSAHAGNWELMGQILPQYGLSPLNGVYRPLDNPILEERLRAARGRHGVQPIDRRRASRQVMTALRRGETVAMLMDQHLRGTDRIPLPFLGEVARVPTTLARFAKKAGTPILPAFLVREAPERFRLVVLPPIEPDTFGDDEAGIRDLTAETVAAMEAGIALAPAQWFWVHRRWRSEPRELVAGMRPPPWSGAIRP, from the coding sequence ATGGAAGCCCAAAAACCACCTACTCTTCGCCATCGCCTGGAAGCCGCCGCCCTGGGCGGTCTGCTGCGCCTGATTCGCTCTTTGCCGGTTCGGTTCCGCTACGCCCTGGCGGGGCGCGTGGGCGAATGGGCCCGGTTCGTGGATCGCCGCCACGCGCGCATCGCTTACCAATCCCTGGCTCTGCGCTACGGCGAGGAGGGTGCCGAGGAGAAGGTGCAGGAGGTGTTCCGGGAGCTGGGCCACCTGGTCGGGGAGATTCCGCTTCTGGAGACCCTGTCCCTGGAGGGGCTGCAGGAGACGGTCCGGACCGTGGAGGGCCGGGAGCATCTGGAGGCGGTCGCCGCCGATCCCCGGGGCGTGCTGTTGCTGAGCGCCCATGCCGGCAACTGGGAGCTCATGGGCCAGATCCTGCCCCAATACGGCCTGAGCCCGCTGAACGGGGTCTACCGCCCCCTGGACAACCCGATCCTGGAGGAGCGCCTGCGCGCCGCCCGCGGTCGCCACGGGGTCCAGCCCATCGACCGGCGGCGGGCCAGCCGGCAGGTCATGACCGCCCTGCGGCGGGGCGAGACGGTGGCCATGCTCATGGACCAGCACCTGCGCGGCACCGACCGCATCCCCCTGCCCTTCCTCGGCGAGGTGGCCCGCGTGCCCACCACCCTTGCCCGCTTCGCCAAGAAGGCGGGGACCCCCATCCTACCCGCCTTCCTGGTGCGGGAGGCCCCCGAGCGGTTCCGCTTGGTGGTCCTTCCGCCCATCGAGCCCGACACCTTCGGCGACGACGAGGCCGGCATCCGCGACCTCACCGCCGAGACGGTGGCGGCGATGGAGGCCGGCATCGCCCTGGCCCCCGCCCAGTGGTTCTGGGTGCACCGCCGCTGGCGCAGCGAGCCCCGCGAGCTCGTCGCCGGCATGCGCCCGCCCCCGTGGTCGGGGGCCATTCGCCCCTGA
- the glnE gene encoding bifunctional [glutamate--ammonia ligase]-adenylyl-L-tyrosine phosphorylase/[glutamate--ammonia-ligase] adenylyltransferase produces MTASDPSPTDRNALAAAGCLRLSEIIGGSSGARLAEALLDDLGLRKAWLRVLASSAFVHRELRRYPALVHDLTTNPHWLREDWTPEDVRACIQEAVSGCTERAEFLASLRRARNWLMVRIAFRDLAGWVDFPRTARESTALAEAAVEAVLGFAGGELRPRFGTPRTPDGGPATLTVLGMGKLGGGELNFSSDIDLIFAYTADGETDGPRALDNGTYFTRLGRAVIQLLSEHTADGFAFRVDMRLRPHGDGGPLAQPLDGMEEYYQVHGREWERYALVKARPIAGDLEQGERLLAELQPFIFRRYLDFGAVEAVRSLKTQIQRQVESRRYRDDLKLGRGGIREIEFIVQAFQLLHGGRHRELRGRGTLATMAALRELELLPAWDLDDLVAAYLFLRRLENHLQMAGDEQTHRLPEEPEALETLARSLDFPDTGAFFDALDSHRDRVQEAFEQTFAAPQTVHEEEEPPLERVWQGQAEGEEARDILADHGYLHPGDALATLEQLRGATFLQRLTRTGRERLDRLMPLLIGAAGKTPAPAVALSRMAEVLEAIGGRSTYFALLAENPVALAQVVRLCGGSPFLARFLGRHPMLLDEVLDPEDLYACRLRASRATALERELEDADDLEDRLNGLRRFKSIEVLHLAARDLQGLAELDEVSLGLTEVAELTLERALTMAWNELTERYGRPMCTDGGERREAGFLVAGLGKLGGAELGYGSDLDLLFLHDSRGEDQTTEGGRRGGMDNGRFFARLGQRLIHFVTTLTAEGALYSIDMRLRPGGKSGALAASIDHFREYQLEQAWVWEHQALLRGRTVAGSPGLGATFQELRREILARPRGEEALAEAVRDMRGRMLAEHASPAGVFNIKRDRGGLIDIEFLIQYLCLRHAHRTPAILATSNRAALSALAGHGLIEPDTARDLDEAYVLFRTLENRVKLFEDRAQVEVTADPTWREQLDRMVDPAWRPVVPRLEATRDRVSAAFEAILGPPVRTG; encoded by the coding sequence ATGACTGCATCCGACCCATCCCCCACCGACCGCAACGCCCTGGCCGCAGCGGGCTGCCTGCGCCTCAGCGAGATCATCGGCGGCTCATCCGGAGCCCGGCTGGCGGAGGCCCTGCTGGACGACCTTGGACTGCGCAAGGCCTGGCTGCGGGTCCTGGCCAGCAGCGCCTTCGTGCACCGCGAGCTGCGCCGGTATCCGGCCCTGGTGCACGACCTGACCACCAATCCCCACTGGCTGCGGGAGGATTGGACGCCTGAGGACGTGCGGGCCTGCATCCAGGAGGCGGTGAGCGGCTGCACCGAGCGCGCGGAGTTCCTGGCCTCCCTGCGGCGAGCCCGCAACTGGCTCATGGTGCGCATCGCCTTCCGCGATCTGGCGGGATGGGTGGATTTCCCCCGCACCGCCCGGGAGAGCACCGCCCTGGCGGAGGCGGCGGTGGAAGCGGTCCTGGGCTTCGCCGGTGGGGAGCTGCGGCCGCGCTTCGGCACCCCCCGCACCCCGGACGGCGGCCCGGCCACCCTCACCGTCCTGGGCATGGGCAAGCTGGGGGGCGGCGAGCTGAACTTCTCCTCGGATATCGATCTGATCTTCGCCTATACCGCGGATGGGGAGACGGACGGGCCGCGGGCCCTCGACAACGGCACCTACTTCACGCGTCTGGGGCGTGCGGTCATTCAGCTGCTTTCCGAGCATACCGCCGATGGCTTCGCCTTCCGGGTGGACATGCGACTGCGCCCGCACGGCGACGGCGGGCCCCTTGCCCAGCCGCTTGATGGGATGGAGGAATACTACCAAGTTCACGGCCGCGAGTGGGAACGCTACGCACTGGTGAAGGCCCGGCCCATAGCCGGCGACCTGGAGCAGGGCGAGCGCCTGCTGGCCGAGCTACAGCCCTTCATCTTCCGCCGCTACCTGGACTTCGGCGCCGTGGAGGCCGTGCGGAGCCTCAAGACCCAGATCCAGCGCCAGGTGGAGAGCCGACGCTACCGCGACGACCTCAAGCTGGGCCGGGGCGGCATTCGCGAGATCGAATTCATCGTCCAGGCCTTCCAGCTCCTCCACGGCGGCCGCCACCGCGAGCTTCGGGGCCGCGGCACCCTGGCCACCATGGCCGCCCTGCGCGAGCTGGAGCTGCTGCCCGCCTGGGACCTGGACGATTTGGTGGCGGCCTACCTCTTCCTGCGGCGCCTGGAGAACCACCTCCAGATGGCGGGGGACGAGCAGACCCATCGCCTCCCCGAGGAGCCCGAAGCCCTGGAGACCCTCGCCCGCAGCCTGGACTTCCCGGACACCGGGGCCTTCTTCGACGCCCTGGACAGCCACCGCGACCGGGTCCAGGAGGCCTTCGAGCAGACCTTCGCCGCGCCGCAGACGGTGCACGAGGAGGAGGAGCCGCCCCTGGAGCGGGTCTGGCAGGGCCAGGCCGAAGGCGAGGAGGCCCGGGACATCCTGGCGGACCACGGCTACCTCCATCCCGGGGACGCCCTGGCCACCCTGGAGCAGCTGCGCGGCGCCACCTTCCTGCAACGCCTCACCCGCACCGGGCGGGAGCGCCTGGACCGCCTCATGCCCCTGCTGATCGGTGCCGCCGGCAAGACCCCCGCCCCGGCCGTGGCCCTGTCCCGCATGGCCGAGGTGCTGGAGGCCATCGGCGGGCGCTCCACCTACTTCGCCCTGCTCGCGGAGAACCCCGTGGCCCTGGCGCAGGTGGTGCGCCTGTGCGGCGGCAGCCCCTTCCTTGCGCGCTTCCTGGGCCGCCATCCCATGCTCCTGGACGAGGTGCTGGACCCCGAGGACCTCTACGCCTGCCGCCTCCGCGCCTCCCGGGCCACCGCCCTGGAGCGGGAGCTGGAGGACGCCGACGACCTGGAGGACCGCCTTAACGGCCTGCGGCGCTTCAAGAGCATCGAGGTGCTCCACCTCGCCGCCCGCGACCTCCAGGGCCTCGCCGAGCTGGACGAGGTGAGCCTGGGGCTGACCGAGGTGGCCGAGCTCACCCTGGAGCGGGCCCTGACCATGGCCTGGAACGAGCTCACCGAGCGCTACGGCCGCCCCATGTGCACCGACGGCGGCGAGCGCCGCGAGGCCGGCTTCCTGGTGGCCGGGCTGGGCAAGCTCGGCGGCGCCGAGCTGGGCTACGGCTCCGACCTGGACCTGCTGTTCCTGCACGACAGCCGGGGGGAGGACCAAACCACCGAGGGCGGCCGCCGTGGGGGCATGGACAACGGCCGCTTCTTCGCCCGCCTGGGGCAGCGGCTGATCCACTTCGTCACCACGTTGACAGCCGAGGGGGCCCTGTATAGCATCGACATGCGGCTGCGCCCCGGCGGCAAGTCCGGGGCGCTGGCGGCCTCCATCGATCATTTCCGGGAATATCAGCTCGAGCAGGCCTGGGTCTGGGAGCACCAGGCGCTGCTGCGCGGGCGGACGGTGGCCGGGTCCCCCGGCCTGGGGGCCACCTTTCAGGAGCTGCGCAGGGAGATCCTGGCCCGACCCCGGGGCGAGGAGGCGCTGGCGGAGGCGGTCCGGGACATGCGCGGGCGCATGCTGGCGGAGCACGCCTCCCCCGCGGGGGTATTCAACATCAAGCGGGATCGGGGCGGGCTCATCGACATCGAGTTCCTGATCCAGTACCTGTGCCTGCGCCACGCCCACCGTACCCCCGCCATCCTCGCCACCAGCAACCGCGCCGCCCTGAGCGCCCTGGCCGGGCACGGGCTCATCGAGCCGGACACCGCCCGGGACCTCGACGAGGCCTACGTGCTGTTCCGGACCCTGGAGAACCGGGTCAAGCTCTTCGAGGATCGCGCCCAGGTGGAGGTAACCGCCGATCCCACCTGGCGGGAGCAGCTCGACCGCATGGTGGACCCCGCATGGCGGCCCGTCGTACCGCGCCTGGAAGCCACCCGGGACCGGGTCAGCGCGGCCTTCGAGGCGATCCTGGGTCCGCCCGTGCGCACCGGCTGA
- a CDS encoding glycine betaine ABC transporter substrate-binding protein, translated as MRPWLRWLTIGVVGGVAAALFVYLFLCGPGLSGRPGPGETAHRGAPAERAGEPPPVAPGTNGGTARTLRIGWTAWSDAEVVSLLAQRLLERRMGLEVERVMTDIGIQYQGVANGDLDIMLMAWLPVTHRDYWEKVRDRVVNLGVLYTGRLGWVVPAYVPEAELAAIPDLADPAVGRRVGGRVQGIDPGSGLMQASERAMEAYNLEEMDLVPASGAAMTAVLDRAIRNRDWVVVTAWRPHWVFAAYDLRFLKDPEGVLGGEERVHALARQGFHNDFPPRVTGFFSRLYLPQEELAALLLEAQDTSPEEAVEGYIREHPARIRYWLTGEVEEPGKNPQSQ; from the coding sequence ATGCGTCCCTGGCTGCGGTGGCTGACCATCGGCGTGGTGGGCGGGGTGGCGGCCGCCCTGTTCGTCTACCTGTTCCTGTGCGGCCCCGGCCTCAGCGGACGGCCTGGACCGGGGGAGACCGCCCACCGGGGCGCACCGGCGGAGCGGGCCGGGGAGCCGCCTCCCGTAGCGCCGGGGACAAACGGCGGAACGGCCCGCACCCTGCGCATCGGCTGGACCGCCTGGTCCGACGCCGAGGTGGTCTCCCTGCTGGCCCAGCGCCTCCTGGAGCGGCGCATGGGGCTGGAGGTGGAGCGGGTCATGACCGACATCGGCATCCAGTACCAGGGGGTGGCGAACGGCGACCTGGACATCATGCTCATGGCCTGGCTGCCGGTGACCCATCGGGACTACTGGGAGAAGGTGCGCGACCGGGTGGTCAACCTGGGGGTGCTCTACACGGGGCGGCTGGGCTGGGTGGTGCCCGCCTACGTGCCGGAGGCGGAGCTGGCCGCCATCCCCGACCTGGCGGACCCGGCGGTGGGCCGCCGGGTGGGCGGCCGCGTCCAGGGCATCGACCCCGGCTCCGGGCTCATGCAGGCCTCGGAACGGGCCATGGAGGCCTACAACCTGGAGGAAATGGATCTGGTGCCGGCCAGCGGCGCGGCCATGACCGCCGTGCTTGACCGCGCCATCCGCAATCGCGACTGGGTGGTGGTAACCGCGTGGCGGCCGCACTGGGTCTTCGCCGCCTACGACCTGCGCTTCCTGAAGGACCCGGAGGGGGTGCTGGGCGGCGAGGAGCGCGTCCATGCCCTCGCCCGACAGGGCTTCCACAACGACTTCCCACCCCGCGTGACGGGCTTCTTCAGCCGCCTCTACCTGCCCCAGGAGGAGCTGGCCGCGCTGCTGCTGGAGGCCCAGGACACCTCCCCGGAGGAGGCGGTGGAGGGCTACATCCGCGAGCACCCAGCCCGGATCCGCTACTGGCTCACCGGAGAGGTTGAAGAACCAGGGAAAAACCCGCAATCTCAATAG